One window of the Nitrospirota bacterium genome contains the following:
- a CDS encoding radical SAM/SPASM domain-containing protein, which yields MSACIRAPEYVQVFVTLRCNRRCGFCFNRGLSPMEDMALADFDALLGRLAGAGVREVDILGGEPTLHGDIHGMAGLLRSRQMRATMSANGTRVDVLAGLRGVRVGISMNGEAVTPALDAYVMKEKPMLKSLCDPGGGVPGAVRPYLRMPGVRFFYIYPDALSTEDLAWSVPYPRFLAEVRALNASYGNVEGVSCGFLSPDKKGFPADVRCPAGTTKLSVLPDGTVYPCYLLSRFPEFALGNILRDGWDRLLGHPVLRFFRHFRGNPCPRRGCSIHGRCHGGCPAVSLLVRGDLGLPDPRCRAEGTA from the coding sequence ATGTCGGCTTGTATCCGCGCTCCGGAGTACGTGCAGGTCTTTGTGACCCTCCGGTGCAACCGCAGATGCGGGTTCTGCTTCAACCGGGGGCTTTCCCCAATGGAGGATATGGCCCTCGCGGACTTCGATGCCCTTCTTGGGCGGCTTGCGGGAGCGGGGGTGAGAGAGGTGGACATCCTGGGCGGGGAGCCCACCCTTCACGGGGATATTCACGGGATGGCCGGCCTCCTTCGCTCCCGGCAAATGCGGGCCACGATGAGCGCCAACGGTACCCGGGTGGACGTCCTGGCCGGACTGAGGGGGGTCAGGGTGGGAATATCGATGAACGGAGAGGCGGTTACTCCGGCCCTCGACGCGTACGTGATGAAGGAAAAACCCATGCTCAAAAGCCTTTGTGACCCCGGAGGCGGCGTTCCCGGGGCCGTCCGTCCCTATCTGCGGATGCCGGGTGTGCGCTTCTTTTACATCTACCCGGATGCACTCTCCACGGAGGACCTCGCCTGGAGCGTGCCCTATCCCCGCTTTCTGGCGGAGGTCCGGGCCCTTAATGCCTCCTACGGCAACGTCGAGGGGGTCTCATGCGGGTTTCTTTCGCCGGACAAAAAAGGGTTCCCCGCCGATGTGCGCTGTCCGGCGGGAACCACGAAGCTCTCGGTGCTGCCCGACGGGACGGTTTACCCGTGCTATCTCCTTTCCCGGTTCCCGGAGTTCGCGCTGGGAAATATCCTGAGGGACGGATGGGACCGTCTCCTCGGCCATCCCGTTTTGCGGTTTTTCAGGCATTTCCGGGGAAACCCCTGCCCCAGGCGCGGCTGCTCCATCCATGGACGCTGCCATGGGGGCTGCCCGGCGGTGAGCCTCCTC
- a CDS encoding hemerythrin domain-containing protein: MKPIGPLMAEHRRIERMLALIDGEKGKPGRLRPAFVAGVADFFRTYADRCHHGKEEDIYFEALREKPLSRKHREMMDDLIAEHRYARETVQRMAQANARYAAGDEAAYDEVLTYIDALREFYPSHINKEDNHFFYPSLEYLSREEQGHMLDEFQDFDGSLIQEKYEELIEELRAGSAEASGP; this comes from the coding sequence ATGAAGCCCATCGGGCCGCTCATGGCGGAGCATCGGAGGATAGAGAGGATGCTCGCCCTTATAGATGGGGAAAAGGGCAAGCCGGGACGCCTCCGCCCCGCTTTTGTGGCCGGGGTGGCGGATTTCTTCCGCACCTACGCCGACCGCTGCCACCACGGGAAGGAAGAAGATATCTATTTCGAGGCCCTGCGGGAAAAGCCGCTCTCCCGAAAGCACAGGGAGATGATGGATGACCTCATCGCGGAGCACCGATACGCCCGCGAGACCGTGCAACGCATGGCGCAGGCCAACGCGCGGTATGCCGCGGGGGATGAAGCCGCATACGACGAGGTCCTCACGTACATCGACGCCCTGAGGGAGTTCTATCCTTCCCACATAAACAAGGAGGACAACCACTTCTTCTACCCGTCCCTTGAGTACCTCTCCCGGGAGGAGCAGGGCCATATGCTCGATGAGTTCCAGGACTTCGACGGCTCCCTTATCCAGGAAAAGTACGAAGAGCTCATCGAAGAGCTCCGGGCCGGGTCCGCGGAAGCCTCCGGGCCCTAG
- a CDS encoding MarC family protein, with product MQEVTFFVFAFTSIFVIVNPVSALLTFVSLTEGMDLRERNAAARRSVVTACVLALVFALGGEFILRMFHITEDNLRVAGGALLFIVAVDMLHGKLSRESVTPEELKDASRRRDISIFPLATPLLTGPGAITAVIVLIHTAERLVLKLIVLGAILATFAIAYVLFRFAERAHRLLGVTASLVITRIMGILLAAIAVNFMAEGIWNIYKAFSG from the coding sequence ATGCAGGAGGTGACCTTCTTCGTCTTTGCCTTTACCTCCATCTTTGTCATCGTCAACCCGGTGAGCGCCCTTCTGACCTTTGTCTCCCTGACCGAGGGAATGGACCTTCGGGAGCGAAACGCCGCGGCCCGCCGGTCGGTGGTCACGGCCTGTGTTCTGGCTCTGGTGTTTGCTCTGGGCGGGGAGTTCATCCTCCGGATGTTTCACATCACGGAGGATAACCTGAGGGTGGCCGGCGGGGCCCTTCTTTTCATCGTGGCCGTGGACATGCTCCATGGCAAGCTCTCCCGGGAGAGCGTCACCCCCGAAGAGCTGAAGGACGCCTCCCGGAGGCGGGACATATCAATCTTCCCCCTGGCCACGCCCCTTCTGACCGGCCCGGGAGCCATAACCGCCGTCATCGTGCTCATACACACCGCGGAGAGGCTGGTCCTGAAGCTCATCGTCCTGGGAGCCATCCTGGCCACCTTTGCCATTGCCTACGTCCTTTTCAGGTTTGCCGAGAGGGCACACCGCCTTCTTGGCGTGACCGCCTCTCTGGTTATCACACGCATCATGGGGATTCTCCTCGCGGCCATCGCCGTTAATTTCATGGCCGAGGGCATATGGAACATCTACAAGGCCTTTTCAGGGTAG
- a CDS encoding HAMP domain-containing protein, which produces MTIRKKMLLGYLPLSALIILIAVLSLVYVGRMRGINETVITRDLRLVDATEKMLDSLLAQELYASRFAILRNPEMLTTFWERSADFEHRLKALKELPGGDIPVRHISDLHAEYNAHFVDAIGTFGAEGRGEKAAEHERLMKKTQEELIHLLKDVNLTARLSQNSKTRETARIGGLALRVMSVLSVLGILVGVGSAALITRGIVRSVRVLREATNRVAQGRFEQVPQVHGSDELGELSRAFGEMARRLKALEEMYLDTSPLTRLPGGIAIENVLKKRIEGGGPLAFCLLDLDDFKAFNDRYGYARGSELIKGMAQIIEEVVDELGSDDDFVGHIGGDDYVIITDREHYGRLCAAVIQRFDASIAEHYDPLDRERGFIISKTRQGQRLAFPLMSVSIAVVTNKVHKLVNHIQVGEIAAELKEYAKSIPGSIYVVDRRREDAKTGVKEVP; this is translated from the coding sequence GTGACCATCCGGAAGAAGATGCTCCTGGGGTACCTGCCCCTGAGCGCCCTCATCATCCTTATCGCCGTCCTCTCCCTCGTCTACGTCGGGAGGATGCGGGGCATCAACGAGACCGTTATCACGAGGGACCTCCGGCTGGTGGACGCCACGGAGAAGATGCTCGACAGCCTCCTTGCCCAGGAGCTTTATGCCAGCCGGTTCGCCATCCTGAGAAACCCCGAGATGCTGACGACCTTCTGGGAGAGAAGCGCCGATTTCGAGCACCGCCTGAAGGCCCTCAAGGAGCTGCCCGGAGGGGACATCCCGGTACGGCACATATCCGACCTGCACGCCGAGTACAACGCGCACTTCGTTGACGCCATCGGCACTTTCGGGGCAGAAGGCAGGGGAGAGAAGGCGGCGGAGCACGAGCGACTCATGAAAAAGACCCAGGAGGAGCTTATCCACCTCCTGAAAGACGTGAACCTCACGGCCCGCCTGAGCCAGAACAGCAAGACCCGCGAGACCGCACGCATCGGCGGACTCGCCCTGAGGGTCATGTCGGTGCTCTCCGTCCTGGGAATCCTCGTCGGCGTGGGCTCGGCGGCACTCATCACGCGGGGCATAGTCCGCTCCGTGCGGGTCCTCCGGGAGGCCACCAACCGCGTGGCCCAGGGAAGATTCGAGCAGGTGCCCCAGGTGCACGGCAGCGACGAGCTTGGGGAGCTTTCCCGGGCCTTCGGCGAGATGGCCCGGAGGCTCAAGGCCCTGGAGGAGATGTACCTGGACACGAGCCCCCTGACCCGCCTGCCCGGGGGCATCGCCATCGAAAACGTCCTGAAGAAACGCATCGAGGGCGGCGGTCCCCTGGCCTTCTGCCTCCTGGACCTGGACGATTTCAAGGCCTTCAACGACCGTTACGGCTATGCCCGGGGAAGCGAGCTCATCAAGGGCATGGCCCAGATTATCGAGGAGGTCGTGGATGAGCTGGGCAGCGATGACGACTTCGTGGGCCATATCGGGGGAGACGACTACGTCATCATCACCGACCGGGAGCATTACGGCAGGCTCTGCGCGGCCGTCATCCAGAGGTTCGACGCTTCCATTGCGGAGCACTATGACCCCCTGGACAGGGAAAGGGGGTTCATCATAAGCAAGACCCGCCAGGGCCAGAGGTTGGCCTTTCCCCTGATGAGTGTATCCATCGCCGTGGTCACGAACAAGGTGCACAAGCTCGTCAATCACATCCAGGTGGGGGAAATCGCGGCGGAGCTCAAGGAATACGCAAAGTCCATCCCCGGAAGCATCTACGTCGTGGACAGGCGGCGTGAAGACGCCAAGACGGGCGTCAAAGAGGTCCCGTGA